A region of the Egibacteraceae bacterium genome:
CGTGCTCGATCCCGAGGAGCTCGCCTCGTTCGAGGAGGCCTATCCGCGCGCCGCGGCCGCGCTGCTCCACGAGCTTGCGCGGGTGCTCGCGCAGCGCGTTCGTCTGTCCGCCCGCCAGCTCCCGGCCACGGCGCTCGATGCGCCGATCGTCGCGGGGGTCGGCGAGGCGCCGCCTCCCGGCGTCGACAACCTGTCGGACGCGCCGACGCGATTCACCGCCGGCGCGCTCCTGGCCCAGGGCGGTCGCCGGGCAGCGGGGGCCTACCTCATCCGTTCGGGCACGGTGCTGCGGACGATGACCGCCGACGACGGCGGCGCCGAACTCCTCGCGTTGCCCGCAGGGGCGATCGCCGGGGCGGAAGCGCTCCTGCCCGCCGTCCTCGCCACCGACCTCGTCGCGGACGGGGAGGTCGAGGCCAGCCTGCTCCCGACCGCCGAGCTCGCTCGGCAGGCCCACGCCGACCCGCTGCAGTTCCTCGCCGTGCAGCGGGCCGTCGCCGCCGAGCTGGCTCGCGAGCTCCGTGCCCTCACCGTCGCGCACCAGCAGCTGGCGCCGCGGGTGACCCCGAGCGCGACGACCGACGTGGCCGTCATCGGCGGTGGGGTGCTCGGGCTCGCCTATGCGTGGTTCGTCAAGGAGGCGGCGCCCCAGACCGCCGTGACCGTGCTGGAGCGCCGATCGTCGCCGGGCTACAAGATCGGCGAGAGCACGCTCGGGACCACCACCCGCGCGATGCAGCGGATGGGGTTGAGCTTCCCGGTCATGCGTCGCCTCTTCGGCATCAAGGCCGGGATCCGTTTCTGGTGGACGGGCCCCGGCGACCCGCAGCTGCATGGTCATGTCGACGCCGGCGACGTCGATGAGACCTTCCAGGTGGAGCGGCGCGTCCTCGAGACCGCGCTCATGGAGACCGCGCGCCGCCGCGGCATCGACGTCCGTGCGGGCACGAAGGTCCAGGTCCCGACAGCAGAGATCAGCCGCGACGGGGCGCGTCTGCCATGCGCGGACGACGCCGGCCGGTACGACCTGGGTGCGCGGCTCGTCTGCGACGCCTCCGGTCCCGCCGCCGTCCTCACCCGCAGGTTCGGCCTGTACCGACGGGCGCCCGAGCGTCTCGGCACCTTCAACACCCACTCCTACTACGCCTACTTCAGGCAGAAGCAGGACGTGGCCGAGCGGTTCTGGGATGCACCGGCAACCCGCCACATCTGCTTCGAGCAGGGCTGGTGCTGGTTCATCACCGTCACCTCGTGGGAGGGCACACCGCAGGAGAACCTGGAGGCGATGATCCGTTTCCTGCTCGACCACCCGGAGGGGCGGGACGAGTCCTACCCGACCCGGCGCGACCTCGAGAACCGGTTCGGCTGCCGCAGTGAGCCGATCTTGAGCGTGGGCTTCACCGTCCGCGAGGACCTGGACACCGCCGGCGGCCTGTCGCTGGAAGGACGGTTCCGCCACTACCTCGACCGCTATCCGGTGATCCGCGGGATCCTCGACCACTACGAGCCCCTGGCAGCGCCCTACGGCAAGAAGCCCTACTCGGCGTTCCTGAACCTCGTGCACGATGCCTCGGCCGTCACCGGCGACGGGTGGTGCGCGGTCGGGGACGCGGCCGGCTTCACGAACCCGCTGTTCTCCCCCGGCTTGACGTTCGGGACCGGCACCGCCTACGAGGCGGCACAAGACACCGTCCGGGCGCTCGCCAGCCGTGACGTGTCGCGGGCGTCCTTCCGCGCCTACCAGCACTACGCCGAGCGCATGCACCCAACCCTCATGGCCTTCAACGACATGCTCTACCGCTCCTTCCGGCAGCAGCAGACCTTCGAACGGGCTTTGGCCATGTTCCTGTTCCACAGCGCGGGCGATGTCCTGCAGCGCGAGGTCTACTCCGACACCGACCCGTACGTCTGGGACCTCCTCAACCCCGAGTTCACCCGGCGCGTCGACGAGGTGCGGCGGGTCCTGCGCACCGCTGAACAGCGCGGGAGCGACCCCGAGGACACGGCCCGCGAGGTCCGCGAGATCACCGATCCCTACATCCGCAGCGTGCTGGACCGCCCGGAGATGCGCGACATGGACCTCCGGCCTGCCCTGCGGGAGTTCGACGCGAGCGGCGAGCGCCGCGGCGACCGGCACCCCGAGCCCGGGCCCTTCACCGCCGTCCGCTGCGGGGACTGCCGGCTGTTCTACGACGGGGTGCTGGAGCGCTGCTGCGTGTGCGGGGCCGACCGTGCCGTCGGGATGCCGGTCTAGCGGGCTACACCCGCACCTGGCCGTCGCCCTCGACGATGTACTTGGTGGTGGTCAGCTCGGCCAGGCCCATCGGTCCGCGCGCGTGCAGCTTCTGGGTGGAGATACCGATCTCCGCGCCGAACCCGAACTCGCCGCCGTCGGTGAAGCGGGTGGAGGCGTTGACCATGACCGCCGCGGCGTCGACCTCGGCGGTGAAGCGCCGGGCGGCGGCTCGGTCCTCGGTGACGATCGCCTCGGTGTGCATGGTGCCGTGCCGGGCGATGTGGGCGAGCGCGGCGTCGAGGTCGTCCACGACCCGCACGGCCATGCGCAGGTCCAGGTACTCGGTGTCCCAGTCCTCGTCGGTGGCCGGGGCCACGTCGGCCAGGCGCTGGGCGTCGGCGTCACCGACCAGCTCCACGCCCTCGGCGCGAAGGGCCGCGCTCACCGACGGCAGGAACGCGTCCGCGACCGCCCGGTGCACCAGCAGCGTCTCGGCCGCGTTGCAGACGCTCGGGCGGTGCGCCTTGGCGTTGACGGTGATCGCGCGGGCCGCCGCCAGGTCGGCGGCGGCGTCGACGTAGACGTGGCAGTTGCCGACCCCGGTCTCGATCACCGGGACCTGCGCGTCGGCGACCACGGCGTTGATGAGCCCCGCCCCGCCCCGCGGGATCAGCAGGTCGACCAGGCCGCGGGCCCGGCAGAGCTCCTTGACCGACTCCCGGCTGGTGTCGCTGATCAGGCTGACCACGTCGGCGGGCAGCCCCTGGGCCACCAGCGCCGCGCGCAGGATGTCGGCGAGCACCGTGTTCGAGTGGATCGCTGTCGAGGAGCCCCGCAGCACGCAGGCGTTGCCGCTCTTGACGGCGAGGCCCGCGGCGTCCACCGTGACGTTGGGCCGTCCCTCGTAGACCATGGCGATCACCCCGAGTGGCACCCGCACCTGGGTGACCTGCAGGCCGTTGGGCAGGGTGAACCCGCGCACCACCTGCCCGGTCGGGTCGGTCAGCCCCACCAGGTCGCGCAGGGCCTCGGCCATCGCAGTCAGCCGCTGGGGGGTCAGGGTCAACCGATCGAGCAGCGCGTCGGGGACCCCCGCTGCGCTGGCGGCGTCGACATCGGTCGCGTTGGCCGCGAGCACCCGGGCGTGGCCGGCGTCCAGGGCGGCTGCCATGGCCTGCAGCGCCGCGTCGCGGGTCGCGGTGGACGCACGAGCGAGCGCAGGCGCGGCGGCCTTCGCCGCGGCGCACACGTCAAGGACAGCCGACATAGCAGGTAGCCTCCTCTCAAGCCCTGAGGAGCCATGCTAACCGGGAGAGCGGCAGTGAACGACTTCGAGGAGGCGCTGGCGGCCAAGCTGGCGCGCAACGCCGAGATCGCACGCGAGCGCCAGGACAACGTCGAGGCGATGGCTCGCTACGAGGAGGAACAGGCCGAGCAGGCCAAGCACGAGCGGGAGCGGCTGGGAAAGGAGCAGCGCGCCCGCCACGGTGAGCTCGTGGAGGCGTTGACCAATGCGGCGCAGGGCCTCAAGGCCGCCTCCCCCGAGGACTTCATCGTGCGCCTGGGCTGGACGCAGTCGGGCGAGGAGTTCATCGCCAAGATCTCCACCCGGCGGATGGAGCCGGCCCGGTCCCTGCTGATCGAGTTGGACCGTGACGACGACGAGGTGCTCGCCCGCTGGCACAGCGACGTCGGCCACTCGCTGGAGCTGTGGCGCCTGCTCGACGTCGACCCGCAGCTGCTGCACGACCTGGTGCTGCAGGTCGCCGACCAGGACCTGTGGCGCCAGCAGACCCGCCACCCCCCGCCGTTCCCGGGCGCGCGCCAGTAAGGAGCACCCCCGCCTGGACCGTGCTGTTCCACCGTGAGGCGGCGGTGGTGACCGACCGCGGGAGCCCGCTGTCGCACGCCGCGATCGTCGCGCGGGAGCACGGCATCCCCGCGGTGGTCGGCACGCAGACCGCGACCAGCACGATCACCGACGGCCAGGCCGTGCTGGAGCGCTTGTCCGACGCGCCGTCCTGCAGGGCACCTACTTGGCCGTCGACCCCGAGCAGGTCCGGCGGCACCTGGCCGCCCTCGACGGCCTCGTGGCGTTCGCCGGCGCGGTCGAGTCTCACCTCGGTGAGCAGCCGGCTGACCCGCCGGGTCCCGGGGGTGTGAACAGCGGCTGCCGCTGTCGGCTGTGGACAGACGCCGCTGGCGGGGCGAGCATGGCGGTAGCGTTGCCACATGGACCAAGGAGGGCGACCGTGGCTGTCTCTACCGGCGCCGGCATGGCGCAGGCCCAGTTGGCGCGGCTGGAGGCTGAGGGCAAGCTCGACGAGGCGTTGCGCTACGAGATCCTCAACGGCGAGCTGGTGGTCCGCGGGTTCCCGCTGATCGCCCACGAGGAGGCGGTCAACGTGCTGATGGTGCACCTCCTCTCCTGGACCCACGAGCATGGCGGCAAGGTGTTCGCGGGTGCGGGCATCGAGATCGGCGCGCAGCAGCTCGGTCCCGACGTGGCGTTCATCGGCCCCGAGCGGGTCGGCGAGCTTGACGCCGACGGCTTCCACGTCCCGCCCGACCTGGTCGCCGAGGTGACCTCGCCGGGCACGCGCAGCCTGGACCTGCACGAGAAGCGCGACATCTACCAGGAGCTGGGGGTCGGGGAGTACTGGGTGGTGGACCTGCGCCGCCGGCGGGTGCTGGTCCACCGCCTGGACGCCGCCGACGAGGCCCGCACGGTCACCAGCGGCACGCTGGTCACACCAGTCGCGCCGGGTCTTGGCGTCCCGGTCGCCGAGCTGTTCGCGGGCCGGTAGCGCCTCTGGCCACATGCGGCGCTACTGGAAGGGCTGGCGCCAGCCGAACGTCGGGCGGCCGTTGGCCTGGTGCAGGGCCCGGGCGGCATGGCCCGTGAGGTTGGCCAGCAGCAGTCCGACGGCGATGCCGGCCGGCACCATGGGCTGCGGACGAGACTCGCCCTCGCCGACGACGCCGGGCACGTCCAGGACCATCTCGATCCGCTCGTCCAGGGGCGGCAGCGGCTCGGCCGGCGGCACCTCCTCGACCGGCTCGGGGGCCGGCACCGGCTCCGGTGACGGCGGCGCCATCGGGACGGGCGCGGGCTCAGGCGCGGGCACCGGCTCGGGAGCCGGCGGGGGTGGCGGAGGCGGCGGTGGCGCCGCAGGCGGCGGCGCGCCCTCCGCGGTGGAGACGGCGGTCGCGGCGGCAGCCAGGTCCACCACCCCCGCTCCCCCGGGTCCGGGCCGGGCCGTGGCGAACAGCAGCTCGCGCACCTGCTGGGGGGTGCGCCCCGCGCTACGCAGGATGGCCGCCCCACCGGACACGACCGGCGCGGCGAACGAGGTGCCGTCCGCGCGGGCGTAGCCGCCCTGGATGTAGGTCGAGATGATCTCCACCCCGGGCGCGAACAGCGTTCGTGCGTCGCGGTTGGAGTGTGGCCATGCCCGGCTCTGCCGGTCGCTCGCCCCGACGACGATGACCGGGGTCTGCGGGGCGTACGGCGTCGTCGCACGACCCTCGTTGCCGGATGCGGCCACCACGACCACGCCGGCCGCGTGCGCCTCGGCGATGGCCGTCTCCACGTCGCTGCCGATGATCCCACCGCTCCCGCCCGTCAGGCCCGGCGCCTCCGCCAGGCTCAGGTTGATGACGTCCGCCCCGTTGCGCGTGGCCCACCGCACCCCCTCGGCGACGTCCTCGGAGCTGCCGGTCCCGCCGCTGTCCAGCACGCGCACGGGCAGGATGCTCGCCTGCGGGGCGACCCCCACCCCGCCGACGCCGTTGCCGAGCACCGCGGCGATGACGCCGGCGACCAATGTGCCGTGCCCGTTCGGGTCATCGGGCGGGGTGCCCGGCTCGATCAGGTCGACACCGCCCCGGACACGCCCGGCGAGGTCGGGATGGGCGGCGTCGACCCCGGTGTCCACCACGGCGACCACCACGTTGGCGCCCTGGGTCAACGCCCACGCGTCGAAGGCGCCGACCTGTGGCAGGTGCCACTGCTCGGGCACCAGCGGGTCGTCGGGTGGGATGACCGCGCCCAGCGCCAGGCTGGACAGCAGGACAAGGCCCCAGGCGAGCGCGCGACGCATAGCAGCAAGAATGACAGGGCGGCGCCTCCGCCGCACCTGCCCGACCGGCACTCCCGGGCGCGACCACCGGCGGTGGGCGCCCGTGCCGAGGCGTCGGGCCGGGGGAGCAGCGCTGTGAGGCTCAGGCCGGCAGGTGGTGGAGCACGTAGGCGGTGACCGGCTCGGCCTTGCCCTTGATCTGCAGCGGGGGCAGGGCCTCGACGACCACCCCCTCGGGCAGGGACGCGCGGGTGCCCTCACCGATCAGCACCCCCCCGACCGGGGCCTGGGACTCGAGCCGGGCCGCCAGGTTGACCGTGTCGCCGATGAAGTCGTGCTTGCGGTGCCCCCGCTCCCCGACCACCCCGGCGGCGACCGCCCCGCTGTTGACCCCGACGCGGAACCGCGGCCAGTCCGGGTTGGCGGCGGCGACCTCGGTGGCGACCTCCTGGAAGGCCAGTGCGGCGCCGGCGGCGAGTCGGGCGTGGTCGGGCTGGCCGCCGTGCTTGTTGAACACGACCATGATCGCGTCCCCGATCAGCTGGTGGACGGCACCGCCGTGCTGCTGCATGAGGGGGATGAGGCGCGCGAAGTAGACGTTGAGCATCGCCTGCACCTCCTGGGGCTCAGTCCGTTCGGAGTAGGGCGTGAACCCTTGCAGGTCCGCGAACAGGATGCTCGCCTCGGAGGTCCCGTCCAGGGTGTGTTGGAGGTAGAGGGCGCTGAACCGCTCCTCGTGCCACTCCTGGCGGGCCGCGCCGGCGATCAGGCCGAACGCGGCGAGCATGAGCACGTGCCACTCCCACCAGGACAGGCGCCAGTTCACCGCCGCCGTCAGGACGACCAGGGCGGCGGCGAGCAACGCGAACGCCACGGCGAACGCGAGCACGATCGGCGTCCCCCGGCGCTGGTACAGCCGCAGGTAGCCCCACGCGCCGGCCGTGTACCCCAGCACCCCGACGACAGCGAAGGCGAGCTGCCAGCCACCGAGGGTCTCCCGCGCGACGGCGTCGGCCAGCGGCGGGAGCTGCGCGACCGAGAGGACGGCCCACACGACGATCAACGCGAACAGCGCGGTCATGATCAGCCGCGAGCGCGCCATGATGCGCTGGGCCGTCGTCGGCGAGAGCTCGATGGCCGAGAGCGCGGCGAACACGCCCCCCACGACCAGGCCGACCGGTGTCGCCAGCTCGAACCCCGCGTTCGGGCCGAGCAGCACCCCGGGGGTCGCGAGCGCGTGCAGGCCCAAACCGCCCGCGGCGGCGATGAAGGCCATGGAGACCATGAACAGGCGCGCGTCCCGGCGCCGGCGGGACGCCGCCGTCACGGTGGAGCCGAGAGCCGTGGCGATCACCGCCGCGGCCAGCACGAGCCAGAAGTGCGCGGGGTGGTTC
Encoded here:
- a CDS encoding cyclic nucleotide-binding domain-containing protein, with amino-acid sequence MAQRIDTGELEARFGGLAADLEHDEIAALALRLRPLELNAGEVLITEGTPTGGLHLVWEGALDVAVGNANTHVGTVERGGYVGEVSLLDPGPASATVRSEQGATVLVLDPEELASFEEAYPRAAAALLHELARVLAQRVRLSARQLPATALDAPIVAGVGEAPPPGVDNLSDAPTRFTAGALLAQGGRRAAGAYLIRSGTVLRTMTADDGGAELLALPAGAIAGAEALLPAVLATDLVADGEVEASLLPTAELARQAHADPLQFLAVQRAVAAELARELRALTVAHQQLAPRVTPSATTDVAVIGGGVLGLAYAWFVKEAAPQTAVTVLERRSSPGYKIGESTLGTTTRAMQRMGLSFPVMRRLFGIKAGIRFWWTGPGDPQLHGHVDAGDVDETFQVERRVLETALMETARRRGIDVRAGTKVQVPTAEISRDGARLPCADDAGRYDLGARLVCDASGPAAVLTRRFGLYRRAPERLGTFNTHSYYAYFRQKQDVAERFWDAPATRHICFEQGWCWFITVTSWEGTPQENLEAMIRFLLDHPEGRDESYPTRRDLENRFGCRSEPILSVGFTVREDLDTAGGLSLEGRFRHYLDRYPVIRGILDHYEPLAAPYGKKPYSAFLNLVHDASAVTGDGWCAVGDAAGFTNPLFSPGLTFGTGTAYEAAQDTVRALASRDVSRASFRAYQHYAERMHPTLMAFNDMLYRSFRQQQTFERALAMFLFHSAGDVLQREVYSDTDPYVWDLLNPEFTRRVDEVRRVLRTAEQRGSDPEDTAREVREITDPYIRSVLDRPEMRDMDLRPALREFDASGERRGDRHPEPGPFTAVRCGDCRLFYDGVLERCCVCGADRAVGMPV
- a CDS encoding glutamate-5-semialdehyde dehydrogenase yields the protein MSAVLDVCAAAKAAAPALARASTATRDAALQAMAAALDAGHARVLAANATDVDAASAAGVPDALLDRLTLTPQRLTAMAEALRDLVGLTDPTGQVVRGFTLPNGLQVTQVRVPLGVIAMVYEGRPNVTVDAAGLAVKSGNACVLRGSSTAIHSNTVLADILRAALVAQGLPADVVSLISDTSRESVKELCRARGLVDLLIPRGGAGLINAVVADAQVPVIETGVGNCHVYVDAAADLAAARAITVNAKAHRPSVCNAAETLLVHRAVADAFLPSVSAALRAEGVELVGDADAQRLADVAPATDEDWDTEYLDLRMAVRVVDDLDAALAHIARHGTMHTEAIVTEDRAAARRFTAEVDAAAVMVNASTRFTDGGEFGFGAEIGISTQKLHARGPMGLAELTTTKYIVEGDGQVRV
- a CDS encoding PEP-utilizing enzyme, encoding MAPADPPPPAVPGRAPVRSTPAWTVLFHREAAVVTDRGSPLSHAAIVAREHGIPAVVGTQTATSTITDGQAVLERLSDAPSCRAPTWPSTPSRSGGTWPPSTASWRSPARSSLTSVSSRLTRRVPGV
- a CDS encoding Uma2 family endonuclease encodes the protein MAVSTGAGMAQAQLARLEAEGKLDEALRYEILNGELVVRGFPLIAHEEAVNVLMVHLLSWTHEHGGKVFAGAGIEIGAQQLGPDVAFIGPERVGELDADGFHVPPDLVAEVTSPGTRSLDLHEKRDIYQELGVGEYWVVDLRRRRVLVHRLDAADEARTVTSGTLVTPVAPGLGVPVAELFAGR
- a CDS encoding S8 family serine peptidase codes for the protein MRRALAWGLVLLSSLALGAVIPPDDPLVPEQWHLPQVGAFDAWALTQGANVVVAVVDTGVDAAHPDLAGRVRGGVDLIEPGTPPDDPNGHGTLVAGVIAAVLGNGVGGVGVAPQASILPVRVLDSGGTGSSEDVAEGVRWATRNGADVINLSLAEAPGLTGGSGGIIGSDVETAIAEAHAAGVVVVAASGNEGRATTPYAPQTPVIVVGASDRQSRAWPHSNRDARTLFAPGVEIISTYIQGGYARADGTSFAAPVVSGGAAILRSAGRTPQQVRELLFATARPGPGGAGVVDLAAAATAVSTAEGAPPPAAPPPPPPPPPAPEPVPAPEPAPVPMAPPSPEPVPAPEPVEEVPPAEPLPPLDERIEMVLDVPGVVGEGESRPQPMVPAGIAVGLLLANLTGHAARALHQANGRPTFGWRQPFQ
- a CDS encoding adenylate/guanylate cyclase domain-containing protein → MPVADTNETQTRRKTFGVAVVVVAVLAPLALLAVLRLRPALDGLWQNHPAHFWLVLAAAVIATALGSTVTAASRRRRDARLFMVSMAFIAAAGGLGLHALATPGVLLGPNAGFELATPVGLVVGGVFAALSAIELSPTTAQRIMARSRLIMTALFALIVVWAVLSVAQLPPLADAVARETLGGWQLAFAVVGVLGYTAGAWGYLRLYQRRGTPIVLAFAVAFALLAAALVVLTAAVNWRLSWWEWHVLMLAAFGLIAGAARQEWHEERFSALYLQHTLDGTSEASILFADLQGFTPYSERTEPQEVQAMLNVYFARLIPLMQQHGGAVHQLIGDAIMVVFNKHGGQPDHARLAAGAALAFQEVATEVAAANPDWPRFRVGVNSGAVAAGVVGERGHRKHDFIGDTVNLAARLESQAPVGGVLIGEGTRASLPEGVVVEALPPLQIKGKAEPVTAYVLHHLPA